The following proteins come from a genomic window of Paenibacillus spongiae:
- a CDS encoding paeninodin family lasso peptide has product MTNEEKKEWMVPTLESLNVSETMYGKGITTIDFVTTDDIDIYNPS; this is encoded by the coding sequence ATGACAAACGAAGAGAAAAAAGAATGGATGGTTCCGACTCTGGAATCCCTCAACGTAAGTGAAACGATGTATGGCAAAGGCATCACAACGATCGACTTCGTTACGACAGACGATATAGACATCTACAATCCAAGCTAA
- a CDS encoding asparagine synthase-related protein, translating into MSAIAGLLRFDGQPAGSADGSAMMEAMERYDADDVQTWTDGPIFLGCRSKWITPESVHERLPYYDPTLRLAIVADAIIDNRRELFDLLQVRPTDRAGMTDSELILLAYRKWGREAPKHLVGDFAFVIWDEQERLVFGARDLFGNRCLYYHRDARRFAFGTTIAPLFALPDVAKELYEPWLAEFMAIPEMYESTDVGSTPYRHIHQVPPAHTVTVSDGRVSLSAHGSLEPKEMLRLKSDREYEEAFRDVFGEAVKSRLRTHRQVAATLSGGLDSGAVASFAARALREEGKSLHTYSFIPTRDFVDWTPSSAIADESRFIQATVRHAGNISERYMDFEGVSPMSQVDDWLDILETPYKFFENSFWLKGMHEQAGQQGVGVLLTGARGNFTVSWGPAVYYYAELLRKLKWQQFMREFRLYSANKGIGGKRLMSIICKEAFPILAKRSNTDGGTDIPTMLIHPDFARRTDVFAKLRDSGIGVNGSMIADPLELRKEKMKSLPVGNKNGASATKLSLRYGVWERDPTCDPRVVRFCFSVPVEQYVRNGLDRALIRRATKHYLPDEVRLNQRVRGVQGADWVHRIIPGWKLLESELRQLCDDPIAAAYLHVDRIKEAVLRLGVEPRPEQAFQPEMRMLMRSLIIYRFLKRMQ; encoded by the coding sequence ATGAGCGCCATTGCCGGCCTGCTCAGGTTCGACGGGCAGCCTGCCGGGTCCGCGGACGGCAGCGCCATGATGGAAGCCATGGAGCGATACGACGCCGACGATGTCCAAACCTGGACGGACGGTCCTATCTTTCTCGGCTGCCGTTCCAAATGGATTACGCCCGAGTCCGTACACGAACGGCTGCCCTATTACGATCCGACGTTAAGGCTGGCGATCGTTGCGGATGCCATTATCGACAATCGCCGGGAATTGTTTGACCTGCTGCAGGTTCGTCCTACCGATCGCGCCGGCATGACCGACAGCGAGCTTATCTTGCTTGCTTACCGGAAATGGGGGCGGGAAGCTCCGAAGCATCTGGTCGGCGATTTCGCCTTCGTCATCTGGGATGAACAGGAGCGGCTCGTCTTCGGCGCGCGGGACTTGTTCGGTAACCGCTGCCTGTATTATCATCGCGATGCCCGGCGTTTTGCCTTCGGAACGACGATCGCGCCCTTGTTTGCGCTGCCGGATGTCGCGAAGGAGCTTTACGAGCCTTGGCTCGCGGAATTCATGGCCATTCCGGAAATGTACGAATCAACGGACGTCGGCTCCACGCCGTACCGGCATATTCATCAAGTGCCGCCGGCGCATACGGTTACCGTCTCGGACGGACGAGTCTCGCTCTCCGCTCACGGCTCCCTCGAGCCGAAGGAGATGCTGCGGCTCAAATCCGACCGAGAGTACGAGGAGGCGTTCCGGGACGTATTCGGGGAAGCGGTGAAGTCCAGACTCCGGACGCATCGCCAGGTGGCAGCGACGTTAAGCGGCGGTTTGGACTCGGGAGCGGTCGCCAGCTTCGCTGCGCGCGCTTTGCGGGAAGAAGGGAAATCGCTGCATACCTACAGCTTTATCCCAACACGCGATTTTGTTGATTGGACGCCTTCAAGCGCGATAGCCGACGAGAGCCGGTTCATTCAAGCCACGGTTCGCCATGCGGGAAACATCTCGGAGCGGTATATGGACTTCGAGGGGGTCAGTCCGATGTCCCAGGTGGACGATTGGCTGGACATCCTTGAAACGCCCTATAAGTTTTTCGAGAATTCGTTCTGGCTGAAAGGGATGCACGAGCAGGCCGGACAGCAGGGAGTAGGCGTCCTGTTAACCGGAGCTAGAGGGAATTTCACGGTCTCGTGGGGACCTGCCGTATATTATTACGCGGAGCTGCTAAGGAAGCTGAAATGGCAGCAATTCATGCGCGAGTTTCGTCTGTACAGCGCCAATAAAGGAATCGGCGGGAAGCGCCTCATGTCCATTATTTGCAAAGAGGCCTTCCCCATACTCGCCAAACGTTCGAACACGGACGGCGGGACCGACATTCCGACGATGCTGATCCATCCCGATTTTGCCAGGCGGACCGACGTGTTCGCCAAGCTTCGGGACAGCGGGATCGGCGTGAACGGCTCCATGATCGCCGATCCGCTGGAGCTTCGGAAGGAAAAGATGAAGAGCTTGCCTGTCGGCAACAAGAACGGCGCATCGGCAACCAAATTGTCCTTGCGCTACGGCGTATGGGAGCGCGATCCGACCTGCGATCCCAGGGTCGTTCGCTTCTGCTTCTCGGTGCCGGTGGAGCAATATGTTCGAAACGGATTGGATCGCGCGCTGATCCGGAGGGCGACGAAGCATTATTTGCCCGACGAAGTACGGCTGAATCAGCGCGTGCGGGGCGTACAGGGAGCCGATTGGGTACACCGCATCATTCCCGGATGGAAATTACTCGAGAGCGAGCTGCGGCAGCTTTGCGACGATCCCATCGCGGCAGCTTATCTCCATGTCGACCGGATCAAAGAAGCCGTTTTGCGGCTCGGCGTGGAACCGCGTCCGGAGCAGGCTTTCCAGCCGGAGATGAGAATGCTGATGCGGAGCCTGATCATATACCGGTTCCTGAAACGAATGCAGTGA
- a CDS encoding sulfotransferase family protein, with product MKSDLIDSNGNNLVFLLCTPRSGSSLATVMLQNHSKMFATQEMWFLMSLVDLQSPQRRAYGGTGIVAQFFNGVLSHETFEDACRAFALQVYNGLLQSSAGAELVIDKSPRYYYLLEFLDALFPHSRRIWLIRNPFSVLASYKKVNQQRGVGFDLTEGLRNPGFDMKIADLTVGLFRYYQYFAKDNLYAHRLHYERLVLDPKAQLSEVCRFLGCDYEEGMEKYGNFMNSAKSDLYFSMGVGDPFVANHTEPNQESVAIWKGVLDKREIELYGRALGARIFHDLGYAEQLDEAEKLTGVRFEMEPDTELIALRAKQLADATGCRWEEGYAMKSEATAGRSLALTEHQYVPVDKTRPDNTLQLQMTMRALEKRLELGAMEQRHLKSQLDAMNRKISRLKSLIPFGSRLSTLASTYLTGGVGKK from the coding sequence GTGAAGAGTGATTTGATCGATTCGAACGGCAACAATCTTGTTTTCTTGCTTTGCACGCCCAGAAGCGGAAGTTCGTTGGCTACGGTGATGCTCCAAAATCACAGCAAAATGTTCGCGACTCAGGAAATGTGGTTTCTTATGAGTCTGGTTGACCTGCAATCGCCGCAGCGCAGAGCGTACGGCGGAACAGGCATCGTAGCCCAATTCTTCAACGGCGTCCTGTCGCATGAAACCTTCGAAGACGCATGCAGGGCATTCGCGCTTCAGGTATATAACGGCTTGCTGCAAAGCAGCGCAGGAGCGGAGCTGGTCATCGACAAGTCGCCCCGGTATTACTATCTGCTGGAATTTTTGGACGCGCTGTTTCCGCATTCCAGGCGGATCTGGCTCATCCGGAACCCGTTCTCGGTGCTCGCCTCTTATAAGAAGGTGAACCAGCAAAGAGGCGTAGGCTTCGATTTGACGGAAGGCCTGCGCAATCCGGGCTTCGATATGAAAATCGCCGATCTTACCGTCGGACTGTTCCGGTATTATCAATATTTCGCCAAAGATAACCTGTACGCGCATCGGCTGCATTACGAAAGACTGGTTTTGGATCCCAAGGCGCAATTATCGGAAGTCTGCCGTTTTCTCGGCTGCGATTACGAAGAGGGAATGGAAAAGTACGGGAACTTCATGAACTCCGCCAAGTCCGACTTATACTTCAGCATGGGCGTAGGCGATCCGTTCGTGGCGAACCATACGGAACCCAATCAGGAATCAGTCGCCATCTGGAAAGGGGTATTGGACAAGCGGGAGATCGAACTGTACGGCCGGGCGCTCGGGGCGCGAATCTTTCACGATCTCGGCTATGCCGAGCAGCTGGACGAGGCCGAGAAGCTGACGGGCGTACGCTTCGAGATGGAGCCGGATACAGAGCTGATCGCGCTGCGCGCCAAGCAATTGGCGGATGCGACGGGCTGCAGATGGGAAGAGGGCTATGCGATGAAATCCGAAGCAACCGCAGGAAGAAGCTTGGCGTTGACGGAGCACCAGTACGTTCCGGTTGACAAGACCCGCCCGGACAATACGCTTCAGTTGCAGATGACTATGCGCGCGCTCGAGAAGCGCCTGGAGCTCGGCGCCATGGAGCAGCGGCATTTAAAATCGCAGCTGGATGCCATGAACCGAAAAATCTCCCGGTTGAAATCGCTGATTCCCTTCGGCAGCCGGCTGTCGACACTGGCGTCGACCTACTTGACCGGCGGCGTGGGGAAGAAATGA
- a CDS encoding chitobiase/beta-hexosaminidase C-terminal domain-containing protein, giving the protein MKKKFVCLLVCLMVYGMFVGLFPAHVLGDGISPSYEIEVDSLENWNAVYEHSDSLKLQKLPGNPQDSTRVKPSGVFGEYMVYKAQKNSLFRSFSIYAYYTAGHKYVHPTISISGDGKTYKEITPDIHESGGNAVVYESRGFPVNTKYLKITFQGMITDQSPSIGKVVLNGPSKVDASAPSGTVPYGRMILLNRGEAGETVYYTTDGSDPRFSLTRKHYSSPIPVLDNLLLKTTAVNHSDSGKSAASMVSTYLYAPASTAAAPVGMVDTLDNFKQMASRSNLYIAKNNPGFFDNDSGRVTRSTTGPGSIVYHTDYDIGSFTVYGSFFTGVPVEAQRFFVSPDGKQYTEISALAGPAGYQQSNWQPYAYEVSSVPAHTRFLKIMLVGSAKAWSPQITKVVLNQNTASVKLVSSQTVGAVKTELSTETQDARIYYRLNKGPDFLSYGAPLQLTGYNVVETYAVKDGMMPSPIRKFTVNASNDVVVDKYGQMKNAKFAGKVTSDTELAADIQADDAYYNSLKPPADRDNYGGLAGSAEKYGLKAKGYFAIQQLDGRKVMTTPNGNLYFSLAVNGVTANETYTKVKGREQKFESIPPYEGEYKRAYIGKDNYSFYMANIYRKTGVFPTEHSVYSEAVSRLQKWGFNGIGNYSPEKYGEKGKMPYVRMLPLNSMSWAKLDGISIFDIFAPNAEKKIDDAFKKTLKPHKDDRMLIGYFIDNEYDFHKFYSHVPKLKASSAAIKGKLVQTLRDKYQTVAAFNAAWGTKFNSFEDMNEAELPIKTSASWRDMDDFFAYYLDTFFGTVSRIYRKYDPNHLLLGDRWITTSFHNKKFRDALAEAEGRYVDVISINYYTYKIETDLLEDVYTKSGGKPILIGEFGYGTGEQGLNPLLPNSASNQFQRGMRYRNYVEKVATLPYIVGAHVFNYVDQAGLGRYWQGEWGEHYNSGLVNVADRPYKDYLKGIMDTNYDVYKLILGERPKYYYDFSKG; this is encoded by the coding sequence GTGAAAAAGAAATTCGTGTGTCTATTAGTGTGTCTGATGGTATACGGGATGTTCGTGGGTCTGTTCCCTGCACATGTTTTGGGAGACGGCATCTCGCCTTCCTATGAAATCGAAGTCGATTCCCTTGAGAATTGGAACGCAGTCTACGAACATTCGGATTCGCTCAAGCTGCAGAAGCTTCCGGGCAATCCCCAGGATTCGACGCGCGTGAAGCCAAGCGGCGTTTTTGGCGAATACATGGTCTACAAGGCCCAAAAGAATAGCTTATTTCGTTCCTTTTCGATTTACGCTTATTACACGGCGGGTCATAAATACGTACATCCAACGATTTCGATATCCGGCGACGGAAAGACCTACAAGGAGATCACGCCGGACATCCATGAAAGCGGCGGGAACGCCGTCGTGTATGAGTCGAGGGGCTTTCCGGTGAACACGAAATATTTGAAAATCACCTTTCAAGGCATGATCACTGACCAATCGCCTTCGATAGGGAAGGTCGTGCTCAACGGTCCTTCGAAAGTAGATGCCAGCGCTCCATCGGGAACGGTGCCTTACGGCCGCATGATCTTGCTGAACAGGGGAGAAGCGGGAGAAACGGTATACTATACGACCGACGGTAGCGATCCGCGATTTTCGCTGACCCGCAAGCATTACAGCTCTCCAATTCCGGTGCTCGACAATCTGCTGTTGAAGACGACCGCCGTAAACCATTCGGACTCGGGCAAGTCGGCGGCAAGCATGGTTTCAACCTACCTGTACGCCCCGGCCTCTACGGCCGCTGCGCCTGTCGGCATGGTTGATACGCTGGATAATTTCAAACAAATGGCCAGCCGTTCCAATCTGTATATCGCCAAGAACAACCCCGGTTTCTTCGACAATGACAGCGGCCGAGTAACGCGCTCCACCACGGGGCCGGGCAGTATCGTTTACCATACGGATTACGATATTGGTTCCTTCACGGTCTACGGCAGCTTCTTTACGGGAGTTCCGGTCGAAGCCCAACGGTTCTTCGTTTCGCCTGACGGCAAACAGTATACGGAGATTTCCGCGCTAGCGGGACCGGCCGGCTACCAGCAAAGCAATTGGCAGCCGTACGCGTATGAAGTTTCGTCCGTGCCCGCGCATACGCGGTTTTTGAAAATCATGCTGGTCGGATCGGCCAAAGCCTGGTCACCGCAGATTACCAAGGTCGTGCTTAATCAAAACACGGCCTCCGTAAAGCTGGTTTCATCCCAAACCGTCGGGGCGGTCAAGACCGAATTGTCGACGGAAACGCAAGACGCGCGCATCTATTACCGTTTGAACAAGGGACCCGATTTCCTGTCCTACGGAGCGCCGCTGCAGCTTACGGGCTATAACGTCGTGGAAACGTACGCGGTCAAGGACGGCATGATGCCGAGCCCGATCCGTAAATTCACGGTTAATGCCAGCAATGATGTCGTGGTCGATAAGTACGGTCAGATGAAGAATGCGAAATTCGCCGGGAAGGTGACGAGTGACACGGAATTGGCTGCGGACATCCAAGCGGATGACGCTTATTACAACAGCCTTAAGCCTCCTGCCGATCGCGACAATTACGGCGGACTGGCCGGCAGCGCCGAGAAATATGGCTTGAAAGCGAAAGGTTATTTCGCGATCCAGCAGCTGGACGGCCGCAAAGTCATGACGACGCCGAACGGGAATCTCTATTTCAGCCTGGCGGTGAACGGCGTCACGGCCAATGAGACGTATACGAAGGTAAAGGGACGGGAGCAGAAGTTTGAATCCATTCCCCCGTACGAGGGCGAATATAAGCGCGCTTATATCGGGAAGGACAACTACTCCTTCTATATGGCCAATATTTACCGCAAGACTGGCGTTTTCCCCACCGAGCATTCCGTCTATTCGGAAGCGGTATCACGGCTTCAAAAATGGGGCTTTAACGGCATAGGCAACTATTCGCCCGAGAAATACGGCGAAAAGGGCAAAATGCCTTACGTAAGAATGCTTCCGCTGAACAGCATGAGCTGGGCCAAGCTGGACGGTATTTCGATCTTCGATATCTTTGCGCCGAATGCCGAGAAGAAGATCGACGACGCGTTCAAAAAAACGCTGAAGCCGCATAAAGACGACCGGATGCTGATCGGGTACTTCATTGACAACGAATACGATTTTCATAAATTTTATTCCCACGTACCGAAGCTGAAGGCGAGCTCGGCCGCCATCAAAGGGAAATTGGTCCAGACGCTGAGGGATAAATATCAAACTGTCGCCGCCTTCAACGCCGCCTGGGGCACGAAGTTCAACTCGTTCGAAGACATGAACGAAGCCGAACTGCCGATAAAAACGTCGGCGTCTTGGCGCGACATGGACGATTTTTTCGCTTATTACCTGGATACGTTTTTTGGGACCGTTTCACGGATCTATCGCAAATACGATCCCAATCATCTGCTGCTCGGAGACCGGTGGATTACGACGTCCTTCCATAACAAGAAATTCCGGGATGCGCTCGCCGAAGCGGAAGGCAGATACGTCGATGTCATCAGCATCAACTATTATACCTATAAGATTGAGACCGACCTCTTGGAGGATGTCTACACGAAGTCGGGCGGCAAACCGATCCTGATCGGCGAATTCGGGTACGGCACCGGTGAGCAGGGACTGAACCCTCTCCTTCCGAATTCGGCGTCGAACCAGTTCCAGAGAGGGATGCGTTACCGGAATTATGTGGAGAAAGTCGCCACCCTGCCTTACATTGTCGGCGCGCATGTGTTTAATTACGTGGATCAAGCCGGTCTCGGCAGATACTGGCAGGGCGAATGGGGAGAACATTACAACTCCGGGCTCGTAAACGTCGCGGATCGGCCCTATAAGGATTATCTGAAGGGCATCATGGATACGAACTACGATGTCTACAAGCTGATTCTCGGGGAACGGCCGAAATATTACTATGATTTCAGCAAAGGGTGA
- a CDS encoding UDP-glucose dehydrogenase family protein has product MNITVIGTGYVGLVSGICYAELGNHVVCVDKDLAKVETLQNGGIPIYEPGLQELSVKNMAAGRLSFTSDLNQAVKQSDLVILAVGTPSLPSGEANLSYIDQAAAEIAQAMNGYKIIAVKSTVPVGTNERVRNLIRSRTMERFDSISLPEFLREGSAVQDTLHPDRIVIGADSQSAVETIVELHRPLTDQIVVTDIRSAEMLKYASNAFLATKISFINEIANICEKVGADVTRVAEGMGYDKRIGPAFLKAGIGYGGSCFPKDTRALIQIAGHVDYEFKLLRAVVEVNQDQRMSVIRKLETIFDGELQGKTFAVWGLAFKPNTDDVRESPALEIIQYLVRSGAYVKAYDPIAIRNFQSMYGNNGVMWCDDALEAATGADALCLLTEWDEFVHMDLKMLQTILKKPILIDGRNVFKEDDLAETSFIYYSIGRPRLDQGAKEEMSALSD; this is encoded by the coding sequence ATGAACATCACAGTCATCGGCACCGGTTATGTCGGGCTCGTGTCGGGGATTTGCTATGCGGAACTCGGCAATCACGTCGTCTGCGTCGACAAGGACCTGGCCAAAGTCGAAACCTTGCAAAACGGGGGCATCCCAATTTACGAACCCGGCCTGCAAGAACTTTCGGTCAAGAATATGGCTGCCGGAAGGCTGAGCTTCACAAGTGATTTGAACCAGGCGGTTAAGCAATCGGACCTTGTCATTCTTGCGGTCGGGACGCCTTCTCTGCCAAGCGGAGAGGCGAATCTGTCTTATATCGACCAGGCGGCCGCCGAGATCGCGCAAGCAATGAACGGGTATAAAATCATTGCCGTGAAAAGCACCGTGCCCGTCGGAACGAACGAACGCGTGAGGAATCTGATCCGGAGCCGGACTATGGAGCGGTTCGACAGTATCTCGCTGCCGGAATTTTTGCGGGAGGGTTCGGCCGTACAGGATACGCTTCATCCCGACCGGATCGTGATCGGCGCCGATTCCCAAAGCGCCGTCGAAACGATCGTAGAGCTGCATCGGCCGCTGACGGATCAAATCGTCGTGACGGACATCCGCAGCGCGGAGATGTTAAAATACGCCTCCAATGCTTTTCTGGCGACAAAAATATCATTCATCAACGAAATCGCGAACATTTGCGAGAAGGTCGGCGCCGACGTCACCCGCGTCGCGGAAGGCATGGGGTACGACAAACGGATCGGCCCAGCGTTTCTTAAAGCCGGGATCGGCTATGGCGGCTCCTGCTTCCCGAAAGATACGAGAGCGCTGATCCAAATCGCGGGTCACGTCGATTATGAATTCAAACTGCTTCGCGCGGTCGTAGAAGTGAACCAGGATCAACGGATGAGCGTCATCCGGAAGCTGGAAACGATATTCGACGGGGAGCTGCAGGGGAAGACGTTCGCCGTCTGGGGGTTGGCCTTCAAGCCGAATACCGATGACGTCCGGGAATCGCCGGCGCTAGAGATCATTCAGTATTTGGTCCGGAGCGGGGCTTACGTGAAGGCCTACGATCCGATCGCGATTCGAAACTTCCAAAGCATGTACGGGAATAACGGCGTAATGTGGTGCGACGATGCATTGGAGGCCGCGACGGGCGCGGATGCGCTGTGCCTGCTGACGGAATGGGACGAATTCGTTCATATGGACCTCAAAATGCTGCAAACAATACTAAAGAAGCCGATTTTGATTGACGGACGGAACGTATTCAAGGAAGACGATTTAGCGGAAACGTCATTCATCTATTATTCAATCGGCCGGCCGCGTCTGGACCAAGGGGCCAAGGAGGAAATGTCAGCCCTGAGCGACTAA
- a CDS encoding sugar phosphate nucleotidyltransferase, with translation MKIVLLSGGSGKRLWPLSNDSRSKQFLKILKNGDGRLESMIQRVWGQLEEADLRRDAYVATSKPQVEMIYSQLDNEINLIVEPERRDTFPAIALAATYLYSVEGVSLGETIVVMPVDPYVENSFFQALKQLEHVLDHSDANLALMGVKPTYPSEKYGYILPKEETGADRPFVDVHSFREKPNKEEAEELIRREALWNCGVFAFKLDFLINILIANELPIQYDEMLKRYGKLPKISFDYEVVERANRISAVRYDGPWKDLGTWNTLTEEIQTSLIGKGIITEDSINTHIINELDIPITLMGLSDVIVAASPDGILVADKASSPMIKEVMKHSDQRPMYEERRWGRYRVLDYITYPDGREVLTKRIFISAGNNLSYQYHSLRDEVWTVISGNGDMILNGHRFSVKAGDVLAIPKDNKHSLRAETDIEIIEVQTGSQLIEEDIVRLELDWNEIIQLCRV, from the coding sequence ATGAAAATCGTACTTCTTTCGGGTGGATCGGGAAAAAGGCTGTGGCCTCTGTCGAATGACTCCCGTTCGAAACAGTTTCTGAAAATACTCAAAAACGGCGACGGCCGGTTAGAGTCCATGATACAGCGGGTTTGGGGTCAGCTAGAGGAAGCCGATTTGCGCAGGGACGCATACGTGGCGACAAGCAAGCCTCAGGTCGAAATGATTTATAGCCAATTGGACAATGAAATCAATCTGATCGTAGAACCGGAAAGACGGGATACGTTTCCTGCCATCGCGCTTGCAGCAACGTATTTATATTCGGTCGAAGGCGTGAGTCTGGGAGAAACGATTGTCGTGATGCCCGTCGATCCTTACGTCGAAAATTCATTCTTTCAGGCGCTGAAACAGTTGGAGCACGTGCTTGACCATTCCGATGCCAACCTGGCCCTCATGGGCGTAAAGCCGACGTATCCATCGGAGAAATACGGTTATATCCTTCCGAAGGAGGAAACCGGCGCTGATCGGCCGTTCGTTGACGTTCACAGCTTCCGCGAGAAGCCCAACAAGGAAGAAGCGGAGGAATTGATTCGCCGGGAAGCGCTCTGGAACTGCGGCGTGTTCGCGTTCAAGCTGGATTTCCTCATTAACATCCTGATCGCGAACGAACTGCCGATTCAGTACGATGAAATGCTGAAGCGGTACGGCAAGCTTCCCAAAATCAGCTTCGATTACGAAGTGGTGGAAAGAGCGAACCGGATTTCCGCCGTTCGTTATGACGGACCGTGGAAAGATCTGGGCACCTGGAATACGCTGACCGAGGAAATCCAAACCTCGCTGATCGGCAAAGGCATCATCACGGAAGATTCTATCAATACGCATATCATTAACGAATTGGATATCCCGATTACGCTGATGGGCCTGTCCGATGTCATCGTGGCGGCAAGCCCAGACGGCATTCTGGTCGCGGACAAAGCGTCAAGCCCGATGATCAAGGAAGTCATGAAGCATTCGGATCAGCGTCCGATGTACGAGGAGAGACGCTGGGGCCGTTATCGCGTGCTGGATTACATCACGTACCCGGACGGCAGGGAAGTGCTCACCAAACGGATTTTCATTTCGGCCGGCAATAACTTGAGCTACCAGTACCACAGCCTCCGGGACGAGGTATGGACGGTCATCTCCGGAAACGGAGACATGATATTGAACGGACACCGCTTCTCCGTGAAGGCAGGCGATGTCCTCGCGATTCCGAAGGATAACAAACACAGCCTGCGGGCGGAAACGGATATCGAAATCATCGAAGTCCAAACCGGATCGCAGCTCATCGAAGAGGATATCGTAAGGCTCGAACTCGATTGGAACGAAATCATTCAACTTTGCAGGGTATAA
- a CDS encoding polysaccharide pyruvyl transferase family protein, whose amino-acid sequence METVQIAHPHPMDELKNRLRHILNVIPPHSKIYYIDYPVHGNGGDLLIMKGTEVFFKDHRIHVQARYSVLDFPDGLAIPKDHIIVLHGGGNFGDLYPAHQKLREKIVADYPGHRVVMLPQTIFYKNEAAFDRTAAVFNRHSDLHLYVRDTLSQEMAKAKFKTCNVYLSPDMAHQLWPIRSKNMPGKELLCFLRTDIEKTAEQERLEASGKGDYLDWSTLFNGVEHKSIRVFGKMLQKGSGKLPLSKFWGKYTDYLVNKAVNRFSDYKTVQTSRLHGHILSCLMDKPNILLDNSYGKNASYYRTWTGGITSAKLMAEPTGK is encoded by the coding sequence ATGGAAACCGTACAGATCGCTCATCCTCATCCCATGGATGAGCTCAAAAACCGGCTTCGGCACATTTTGAACGTGATCCCGCCCCATTCCAAGATCTATTACATCGATTATCCGGTGCACGGCAACGGCGGCGACCTGTTGATTATGAAAGGGACCGAAGTTTTTTTCAAGGATCATCGCATCCATGTCCAGGCGCGGTACAGCGTATTGGATTTCCCGGACGGCTTGGCCATTCCGAAGGATCATATCATCGTCCTGCACGGCGGCGGAAATTTCGGCGACTTGTATCCGGCGCACCAGAAGCTGCGCGAGAAGATCGTGGCCGATTATCCCGGTCATCGCGTGGTCATGCTGCCCCAGACGATTTTCTACAAGAACGAAGCCGCATTCGACCGGACGGCAGCAGTCTTCAACCGTCATTCGGACCTGCATCTATATGTCCGCGACACGTTGTCGCAGGAAATGGCGAAGGCCAAGTTCAAGACATGCAATGTCTATTTGTCTCCGGACATGGCGCATCAGCTGTGGCCGATTCGCAGCAAGAACATGCCGGGCAAGGAGCTGCTCTGTTTTCTAAGGACCGATATCGAGAAGACAGCGGAGCAGGAGCGGCTGGAAGCTTCGGGCAAGGGCGATTATTTGGACTGGTCGACGCTCTTTAACGGGGTCGAGCATAAATCGATCCGCGTTTTCGGCAAAATGCTGCAAAAGGGCAGCGGTAAACTGCCACTAAGCAAGTTCTGGGGGAAGTACACCGATTACCTCGTGAACAAGGCGGTCAACCGGTTCAGCGACTATAAGACCGTACAGACTTCAAGGCTTCACGGTCATATTCTGTCTTGTCTCATGGATAAGCCGAACATCCTGCTCGATAACTCGTACGGCAAGAACGCCAGTTACTACCGCACATGGACCGGAGGCATAACGTCAGCGAAATTAATGGCGGAGCCAACGGGAAAATAG
- a CDS encoding acyltransferase — MKNVLAAAKAGTNQRKRSVRDYAKYGYRILLGMLFRRKVDQCGKLLRVAGGVTVSKAKQARLIIGDNVLLFRNTGFYLDSSEAVIEIGDHTFINRRTEIICKKHVKIGSHCAISWDVAIMDTDIHRIEGMAETKPTVIEDNVWIGSKAIILKGVTVGKGAVVAAGSVVSKDVPAYSLVAGVPAKPIKENIKWHI, encoded by the coding sequence GTGAAAAATGTGCTTGCGGCCGCAAAGGCCGGTACGAACCAAAGAAAGAGAAGCGTCAGGGATTATGCCAAATACGGTTACCGCATCCTGCTCGGCATGCTGTTCAGGAGGAAGGTCGACCAATGCGGGAAGCTGCTGCGGGTAGCCGGCGGCGTGACGGTCTCGAAGGCAAAGCAGGCCAGGCTCATCATCGGCGACAACGTTCTGCTGTTTCGAAACACCGGCTTTTACTTGGATTCCAGTGAAGCGGTTATCGAAATCGGGGACCATACCTTCATTAATCGAAGAACCGAGATCATTTGCAAGAAGCATGTGAAAATCGGAAGCCACTGCGCGATTTCCTGGGATGTCGCCATCATGGATACTGACATTCACCGCATCGAGGGGATGGCGGAAACGAAGCCGACCGTCATCGAGGACAATGTATGGATCGGCAGCAAGGCGATTATCTTGAAGGGCGTTACGGTCGGCAAAGGCGCTGTCGTTGCGGCCGGGTCGGTCGTGTCGAAGGACGTGCCTGCCTATTCGCTCGTAGCCGGGGTTCCGGCGAAGCCGATCAAAGAGAACATCAAGTGGCACATTTGA